The following coding sequences lie in one Zingiber officinale cultivar Zhangliang chromosome 2B, Zo_v1.1, whole genome shotgun sequence genomic window:
- the LOC122048701 gene encoding uncharacterized protein LOC122048701, with product MAASQPFHVRSISLPSRDHPSMLKMEEDLRKLRSFMAQSSLTSLMIVDGLKGLGGLYECIDEVLHLPSSNQHFSSQQQKEWMEVELDGSIRLLELLGTLKDCMQEIKCQIRDQEMALRRQGEAVVKHELHTHILSDKKLRKNIQNCSRSLKHMNGKDALSCTEDKEFDSGKMIESLKEARVLAIHLLQSVSDFLSMLRPKRKASRWPLISKALHKRKVTCKGEHEAAETNDECVPKIKYQLQTFQNSINRLEEGLDFLYRRLIRNRVAVLNFFSL from the coding sequence ATGGCTGCAAGTCAGCCTTTCCATGTTCGATCCATCAGTCTACCATCTAGAGATCACCCCTCCATGCTCAAAATGGAGGAAGACCTGAGAAAGCTCAGGTCTTTTATGGCTCAATCCTCTTTAACATCACTTATGATAGTGGATGGGCTGAAGGGGCTTGGAGGTTTGTATGAGTGCATTGACGAGGTTCTTCACTTGCCTAGCAGCAACCAGCACTTCTCCAGTCAACAACAGAAGGAATGGATGGAAGTAGAGTTGGATGGCTCTATCAGGCTGTTGGAATTGCTTGGAACCCTGAAAGATTGCATGCAAGAAATAAAATGCCAAATTAGGGACCAGGAGATGGCCCTTAGAAGACAAGGAGAAGCAGTGGTGAAGCATGAGTTACACACTCACATCCTTTCTGATAAGAAATTGAGGAAGAATATTCAAAATTGCTCCAGATCACTGAAGCATATGAATGGCAAAGATGCCTTGAGCTGCACTGAAGATAAAGAATTTGATTCCGGGAAGATGATCGAAAGTTTGAAGGAAGCAAGGGTTCTTGCCATTCATCTTCTTCAGTCTGTCTCTGATTTCTTGTCCATGCTAAGGCCAAAGAGAAAAGCAAGCAGATGGCCTCTTATCTCAAAAGCATTGCACAAGAGGAAAGTAACATGCAAGGGTGAGCATGAGGCTGCCGAAACTAATGATGAGTGTGTCCCGAAGATCAAATACCAATTGCAGACGTTTCAGAACAGCATCAACCGTCTAGAAGAAGGATTAGATTTCTTGTATAGAAGACTAATCCGAAATAGAGTAGCTGTTCTTAACTTCTTCAGTTTGTAA
- the LOC122047168 gene encoding protein HIGH CHLOROPHYLL FLUORESCENCE PHENOTYPE 244, chloroplastic-like isoform X1, which yields MASTSLSSLPSPPSHHLRRRLPSNLPSLSWRHTLAPTQLGLPSASPPPGRCCVPLPVRCISQAAVVTSLTPGTPVRPTSILVVGATGTLGRQVVRRALDEGYDVRCLVRPRPAPADFLRDWGAIVVNGDLSKPETIPATLVGIHTIIDCATGRPEEPIRTVDWEGKVALIQCAKAMGIEKYVFYSIHNCDKHPEVPLMEIKHCTEKFLHDSGLNYLIIRLCGFMQGLIGQYAVPILEEKSVWGTDAPTRIAYMDTQDIARLTFIAARNEKINKKLLTFAGPRAWTTQEVRLRMFLQRPNYSRKMVITLCERLAGQDANITTVPVSILKFTRQVTRFFQWTNDVADRLAFSEVLSSDTVFSAPMKETYELLGVDQNDIATLERYLQDYFTNILKKLKDIKAQSKQTDIFF from the exons ATGGCGTCAACGAGCCTCTCCTCTCTTCCCTCTCCTCCTAGCCACCACCTCCGCCGCCGTCTCCCTTCCAACCTCCCCTCCCTCTCCTGGCGCCATACCCTAGCGCCTACTCAGCTCGGCCTTCCCTCCGCCTCTCCACCCCCAG GAAGATGTTGTGTTCCGTTGCCGGTTAGATGTATTTCTCAGGCGGCAGTCGTGACGAGCCTGACGCCGGGAACTCCAGTTAGGCCAACAAGCATCCTTGTGGTTGGGGCTACCGGAACTCTGGGGCGGCAAGTAGTTAGGAGGGCGTTGGATGAAGGCTACGATGTGAGATGTCTTGTGAGACCTCGGCCCGCTCCTGCTGATTTCTTACGGGACTGGGGTGCCATAGTTGTTAAT GGTGATCTCAGCAAACCAGAGACTATACCTGCAACTCTTGTTGGTATTCATACAATAATTGATTGTGCAACAGGGCGGCCAGAGGAGCCTATTCGAACA GTAGATTGGGAAGGGAAAGTTGCTCTAATCCAGTGTGCAAAAGCCATGGGCATTGAGAAGTATGTATTCTATTCCATCCACAACTGTGATAAGCATCCCGAGGTTCCTTTGATGGAAATCAAGCATTGCACTGAGAAATTTCTTCATGATTCTGGTTTAAACTATCTTATCATCAGATTGTGCGGATTTATGCAG GGCCTTATTGGGCAGTATGCTGTTCCAATTCTAGAAGAAAAATCAGTGTGGGGAACTGATGCTCCAACTCGAATAGCATACATGGATACCCAA GATATAGCTCGACTAACATTTATAGCTGCACGCAATGAGAAGATAAataagaaacttttgacctttgCTGGACCTCGAGCATGGACAACTCAAGAGGTACGCCTCAGAATGTTTTTACAACGGCCAAATTACTCAAGAAAAATG GTGATTACTCTATGTGAGAGACTGGCAGGACAAGATGCCAATATAACCACTGTCCCTGTTTCAATCTTGAAATTTACTCGTCAGGTTACTCGTTTTTTCCAATGGACCAATGATGTCGCTGACAGATTGGCATTTTCAGAG GTACTCTCCAGTGACACAGTGTTCTCTGCTCCCATGAAGGAGACATACGAGCTCCTCGGAGTGGACCAGAATGATATTGCAACCCTGGAGAGGTACTTGCAGGATTACTTCACCAATATCTTGAAGAAACTCAAAGATATCAAAGCTCAATCCAAGCAGACAGACATATTTTTTTGA
- the LOC122048703 gene encoding uncharacterized protein LOC122048703, whose protein sequence is MALRRQGEEVTKIDMHTNILPDKKLRKNIQSCFRALNHMDDKAALSYIGDEEFDSLKVFKILKEARELTVSLLQSIFNFSSMPRPKTKANRWSLISNALHKRKIACKDESEDVEANDGGVPKIQFQLQMFQNSIEHSEEGLDFLYRRIIRNRVAVLNFFSL, encoded by the coding sequence ATGGCCCTTAGAAGACAAGGAGAAGAAGTGACTAAGATAGACATGCACACTAACATCCTTCCTGATAAAAAGTTGCGGAAGAATATTCAAAGTTGCTTTAGAGCACTGAACCATATGGATGATAAAGCTGCTTTGAGCTACATTGGAGATGAGGAATTTGATTCTTTGAAGGTGTTCAAAATTTTGAAGGAAGCAAGAGAGCTCACCGTTTCTCTTCTTCAGTCCATCTTTAACTTCTCATCCATGCCGAGGCCAAAGACAAAAGCCAACAGATGGTCTCTTATTTCAAATGCATTGCATAAGAGGAAAATAGCATGCAAGGATGAGAGTGAGGATGTTGAAGCTAATGATGGAGGTGTGCCGAAGATTCAATTCCAATTGCAGATGTTTCAGAACAGCATTGAACATAGTGAAGAAGGATTAGATTTCTTGTATAGAAGAATAATCCGAAACAGAGTTGCAGTTCTTAACTTCTTCAGTTTGTAA
- the LOC122048702 gene encoding uncharacterized protein LOC122048702: MAASQPFHVRSISLPSRDHPSMLKTEEELKKFRSFLAQSSLTSHTIVDGLKGLGGLYECIDEVLHLPSSNQHFSSQQQKEWMEVELDGSIRLLELLGTLKDCTQEIKCQIRDQEMALRRQGEAVAKHEIHTHILSDKKLRKNIQNYFRSLKHMNGKDALSCTEDKEYDSGKVIKSLKEARVLAIHLLQSVSDFLSMPRPKRNASRWPLISKTLHKRKVTCKGEHEDAETNDECVPKIKDQLQTFQNSINHLEEGLDFLYRRLIRNRVAVLNFFSL, encoded by the coding sequence ATGGCTGCAAGTCAGCCTTTCCATGTCCGATCCATCAGTCTACCATCTAGAGATCACCCCTCCATGCTCAAAACGGAGGAAGAACTGAAAAAGTTCAGGTCTTTTTTGGCTCAATCCTCTTTAACATCACATACAATAGTGGATGGGCTGAAGGGGCTTGGAGGTTTGTATGAGTGTATTGACGAGGTTCTTCACTTGCCTAGCAGCAACCAGCACTTCTCCAGTCAACAACAGAAGGAATGGATGGAAGTAGAGTTGGATGGCTCTATCAGGCTGCTGGAATTGCTTGGAACCCTGAAAGATTGcacacaagaaataaaatgccaAATTAGGGACCAGGAGATGGCCCTTAGAAGACAAGGAGAAGCAGTGGCGAAGCATGAGATACACACTCACATCCTTTCTGATAAGAAATTGAGGAAGAATATTCAAAATTACTTCAGATCACTGAAGCATATGAATGGCAAAGACGCCTTGAGTTGCACTGAAGATAAGGAATATGATTCCGGGAAGGTGATCAAGAGTTTGAAGGAAGCAAGGGTTCTTGCCATTCATCTTCTTCAGTCTGTCTCTGATTTCTTGTCCATGCCAAGGCCAAAGAGAAACGCAAGCAGATGGCCTCTTATCTCAAAGACATTGCACAAGAGGAAAGTAACATGCAAGGGTGAGCATGAGGATGCCGAAACTAATGATGAGTGTGTCCCGAAGATCAAAGACCAATTGCAGACGTTTCAGAACAGCATTAACCATCTAGAAGAAGGATTAGATTTCTTGTATAGAAGACTAATCCGAAATAGAGTAGCTGTTCTTAACTTCTTCAGTTTGTAA
- the LOC122047169 gene encoding uncharacterized protein LOC122047169 produces MEVELDGSLWLLDLLTALRDSIQQIKEHIRGHEMALRRRGEEVTKIDMHTNILPDKKLRKNIQSCFRALNHIDDKDTFSYIGDEEFDSLKVFKILKEARELTVSLLQSVFNFSSMPRPKTKVSRWSLTSNALHKRKVACKDDSEDVEANDGGVPKIQLKLQMFQNNIEHIEEGLYFLYRRIIRNRVAVLNFFSL; encoded by the coding sequence ATGGAAGTAGAGTTGGATGGTTCTCTCTGGCTATTAGACTTGCTTACCGCCCTGAGAGATAGCATCCAACAAATAAAAGAGCATATTAGGGGCCACGAAATGGCCCTTAGAAGACGAGGAGAAGAAGTGACTAAGATAGACATGCACACTAACATCCTTCCTGACAAAAAGTTGCGGAAGAATATTCAAAGTTGCTTTAGAGCACTGAACCATATTGATGATAAAGATACCTTCAGCTACATCGGAGATGAGGAATTTGATTCTTTGAAGGTGTTCAAAATTTTGAAGGAAGCGAGAGAGCTCACCGTTTCTCTTCTTCAGTCAGTCTTTAACTTCTCATCCATGCCGAGGCCAAAGACAAAAGTCAGCAGATGGTCACTTACTTCAAACGCATTGCACAAGAGGAAAGTAGCATGCAAGGATGATAGCGAAGATGTTGAAGCTAATGATGGAGGTGTGCCGAAGATTCAATTAAAATTGCAGATGTTTCAGAACAACATTGAACATATTGAAGAAGGATTATATTTCTTGTATAGAAGAATAATCCGAAACAGAGTTGCAGTTCTTAACTTCTTCAGTTTGTAA
- the LOC122047168 gene encoding protein HIGH CHLOROPHYLL FLUORESCENCE PHENOTYPE 244, chloroplastic-like isoform X2 — translation MASTSLSSLPSPPSHHLRRRLPSNLPSLSWRHTLAPTQLGLPSASPPPGRCCVPLPVRCISQAAVVTSLTPGTPVRPTSILVVGATGTLGRQVVRRALDEGYDVRCLVRPRPAPADFLRDWGAIVVNGDLSKPETIPATLVGIHTIIDCATGRPEEPIRTVDWEGKVALIQCAKAMGIEKYVFYSIHNCDKHPEVPLMEIKHCTEKFLHDSGLNYLIIRLCGFMQGLIGQYAVPILEEKSVWGTDAPTRIAYMDTQDIARLTFIAARNEKINKKLLTFAGPRAWTTQEVITLCERLAGQDANITTVPVSILKFTRQVTRFFQWTNDVADRLAFSEVLSSDTVFSAPMKETYELLGVDQNDIATLERYLQDYFTNILKKLKDIKAQSKQTDIFF, via the exons ATGGCGTCAACGAGCCTCTCCTCTCTTCCCTCTCCTCCTAGCCACCACCTCCGCCGCCGTCTCCCTTCCAACCTCCCCTCCCTCTCCTGGCGCCATACCCTAGCGCCTACTCAGCTCGGCCTTCCCTCCGCCTCTCCACCCCCAG GAAGATGTTGTGTTCCGTTGCCGGTTAGATGTATTTCTCAGGCGGCAGTCGTGACGAGCCTGACGCCGGGAACTCCAGTTAGGCCAACAAGCATCCTTGTGGTTGGGGCTACCGGAACTCTGGGGCGGCAAGTAGTTAGGAGGGCGTTGGATGAAGGCTACGATGTGAGATGTCTTGTGAGACCTCGGCCCGCTCCTGCTGATTTCTTACGGGACTGGGGTGCCATAGTTGTTAAT GGTGATCTCAGCAAACCAGAGACTATACCTGCAACTCTTGTTGGTATTCATACAATAATTGATTGTGCAACAGGGCGGCCAGAGGAGCCTATTCGAACA GTAGATTGGGAAGGGAAAGTTGCTCTAATCCAGTGTGCAAAAGCCATGGGCATTGAGAAGTATGTATTCTATTCCATCCACAACTGTGATAAGCATCCCGAGGTTCCTTTGATGGAAATCAAGCATTGCACTGAGAAATTTCTTCATGATTCTGGTTTAAACTATCTTATCATCAGATTGTGCGGATTTATGCAG GGCCTTATTGGGCAGTATGCTGTTCCAATTCTAGAAGAAAAATCAGTGTGGGGAACTGATGCTCCAACTCGAATAGCATACATGGATACCCAA GATATAGCTCGACTAACATTTATAGCTGCACGCAATGAGAAGATAAataagaaacttttgacctttgCTGGACCTCGAGCATGGACAACTCAAGAG GTGATTACTCTATGTGAGAGACTGGCAGGACAAGATGCCAATATAACCACTGTCCCTGTTTCAATCTTGAAATTTACTCGTCAGGTTACTCGTTTTTTCCAATGGACCAATGATGTCGCTGACAGATTGGCATTTTCAGAG GTACTCTCCAGTGACACAGTGTTCTCTGCTCCCATGAAGGAGACATACGAGCTCCTCGGAGTGGACCAGAATGATATTGCAACCCTGGAGAGGTACTTGCAGGATTACTTCACCAATATCTTGAAGAAACTCAAAGATATCAAAGCTCAATCCAAGCAGACAGACATATTTTTTTGA